The DNA window GTTCGTGTCCTCGGACGGGTCGAGCCCGAGTTTGCCGAAGATGCTCGCGGTGTGCTTGCCGACCGCGCCCTCGCTGATGTGCAGCCGCGCCGCGATCGCCGCGTTCGAACACCCTTCCGCCATCAGGGAAAGCACCTCGCGCTCGCGCGGGGTCAACGGCGCCAGCGGGTCCTCGCGCTCGGTCCCCGCGACCAGTTTCGCGATCACTTCGGGGTCCATCACGGTGCCACCCGCGGCGACCCGGCGCACCGCGTCGACGAACTGCTCGGCGTTGAACACCCTGTCCTTCAACAGGTAGCCGACCGCGCCGGAACCGTCGGCGAGCAGTTCGCGCGCGTAGAGCTGTTCGACGTGCTGGGAAAGCACGAGCACCGGCAGCGCCGGGATCTCCCTGCGCACCGCGAGCGCCACCTGCAGGCCCTCGTCGGTGTTCGTCGGCGGCATCCGCACGTCCACAATGGACACGTCGGGCCGGTGCTCCAGCAGTGCCGCGTGCAGTTCGGGACCGGTGCCCACCGCGGCGACGACGTCGAAACCGTGCGCCGCGAGCAGATGCGTCAGGCCGTCCCGGAGGAGGTACTGGTCCTCGGCGACGACGGTTCGGGGTCGAGCTGGCACGGGATCTCCATGAGCACCTTCGTCGGCCCGCCTGGCGGGCTGGTCAGGGCGAACTTACCGTCGAAGGCGCCGAGCCGTCGCTCGATCCCGCGCAACCCGGTGCCGCGCGCGGGATCCGCACCACCGTCGCCGTCGTCGGTGACCACCACGCGCAGCAGATCGTCGCGGTGGTCCAGGCCGATCTCGGCGTGGTGCGCGCCGTGTTTGGCCGCGTTGCCGAGCAGTTCGGCCACCGCGAAGTACACCGACCCCTCCACCGGGCGTTCGATCCGGCCGGGCAGGTCCACCGCCACCGCGACCTTCAGCGGACTGTCCAGCGCGAGCGCCCGCACGGCGTCGGCGAGACCTCGCTCGGACAGCACCGGCGGATGGATCCCGCGCACGAGCTGACGCAGCTCCGTCAACGTCGCCGAGGAGGATTCCCGCAGTTCGGCGGCCAGTTTCTTCGCGGCTTCGGGATCGGTGTCGATCAACGCCTCCACCGCGCCGAGCTTCATGCCCATCGCGACGAGCCGCGACTGGACGCCGTCGTGCAGATCGCGTTCGATGCGCCGCAGTTCCTCCGCCTGCGCGACCGTGGCATCGGTGCGGGTCGCCTCGACGCGTTTCACCCGCTGCACCAACCGGGCCGCTTCGGTCGGCCGGAGCAGCCATTTCGCGGCCAGCGCCTGCCACCTCGCGAGCACCGGGCTCACCGCGAGCCCGATCAGGGCCGCCGCGATCCCCGCCAGGATCAGCCACCACGGCCGTTCCCCTCGCAACGCTCGAAAGATTTCGAAACCGCCGTAACCGAGGAGCCCGGCCGGTACCGCGCAGAGCACCAGCGCGGTGATCGGGGTGACGAATCCGGCGAGCAGATCGCGCCAGGTCGCGCCGTCGCGCAGCACCCATTCCAGCCTCGCGGCGTAGGCGGGCGTCCACGGGGTTTCGTACAGCTGCTGGCGGTGCTGGTACATCCCGTCGGAGCGCGGCACCGGGAACGGAGGCTCCGGCCGGTACGGGCGCGCGATCGGCGCGCCGACCCAGTCGCGCGCGACCGCGCGGTAGGCGTTGGCGACGGCGCGCACGATGAGCGCGGTGTAGGGCGCGGGCACGACCAGCACGACGATGGTGACCAGCGCGACCGCGCCGAGCGCGAGCATGACCAGGCTCAGCACCAGGAAACCGAGCAGGTGCGCGAACCCCTTGACCCAGCGGACCGGGCCCC is part of the Amycolatopsis sp. CA-230715 genome and encodes:
- a CDS encoding sensor histidine kinase, which produces MTRYAQSVARSFALAGYAVVLLVPLLAAIASFALMCVGLVFFVVPVLLWARRGSAVLRRLVTAWCGVAVTAPYRPEPRPPERQADGWYREGNSLFRGPFWITVTRRVEWVIEDPATGRELLWLLLNPIAGLLLPIATLVTGPVGLTLYGRWVARLLGPREDEHRWGPVRWVKGFAHLLGFLVLSLVMLALGAVALVTIVVLVVPAPYTALIVRAVANAYRAVARDWVGAPIARPYRPEPPFPVPRSDGMYQHRQQLYETPWTPAYAARLEWVLRDGATWRDLLAGFVTPITALVLCAVPAGLLGYGGFEIFRALRGERPWWLILAGIAAALIGLAVSPVLARWQALAAKWLLRPTEAARLVQRVKRVEATRTDATVAQAEELRRIERDLHDGVQSRLVAMGMKLGAVEALIDTDPEAAKKLAAELRESSSATLTELRQLVRGIHPPVLSERGLADAVRALALDSPLKVAVAVDLPGRIERPVEGSVYFAVAELLGNAAKHGAHHAEIGLDHRDDLLRVVVTDDGDGGADPARGTGLRGIERRLGAFDGKFALTSPPGGPTKVLMEIPCQLDPEPSSPRTSTSSGTA
- a CDS encoding response regulator, with amino-acid sequence MPARPRTVVAEDQYLLRDGLTHLLAAHGFDVVAAVGTGPELHAALLEHRPDVSIVDVRMPPTNTDEGLQVALAVRREIPALPVLVLSQHVEQLYARELLADGSGAVGYLLKDRVFNAEQFVDAVRRVAAGGTVMDPEVIAKLVAGTEREDPLAPLTPREREVLSLMAEGCSNAAIAARLHISEGAVGKHTASIFGKLGLDPSEDTNRRVLAVIRFLDSAN